TGTAGTCCTTGCGCAAGGATGCCCGCTCATAGGATTTGCAGTTCACATAGATCTCTTGTTCAGCCTCAAGTGCCCCCTCTATAAGCCCCTTCCTAAACACCTTAACCGCTCCCTCGTGCTCTTCCCAATACTCCCTGAAACTCCTCTTGCACTCCCTCCATAAATCTGTTACCGTTAACTTAGTAAGTTCCTTTACCGACATGGGTGTATCCTCCTTCCCTTTAAGGGTTAATGATTTGGACAATGGAGAATACACCCTGTCTCTTTTTTACTTCAAGAATTTACACAGAAGATTTTAC
The window above is part of the Nitrospirota bacterium genome. Proteins encoded here:
- a CDS encoding transposase, with amino-acid sequence MSVKELTKLTVTDLWRECKRSFREYWEEHEGAVKVFRKGLIEGALEAEQEIYVNCKSYERASLRKDYRNGYWLRWITLKDGRLEIRMPRIRGGGYESAIDLVERP